The genomic region TGTTCCAGCCACAGGAGGTTTTCACCGATGTTCACCTGGCAGGGGAAGCAGATATCGTTATGGACGAACTTCTTGCCCAGTTCGATAGCGCGCTTGTCTGCAACGGGAAGCGGAGAAGCCTTGTAGCCCTTGGCGCGCATGTAAGCGGCTGCGAGCACGCTGAATGCGGGGGAGAGGTTCGGCACCAGGATGGTGCGCTTTGCCTTGTCTTCCTTAAGGAACGGAGTGGTAAAGAGCGGTTCGTTGGATTCCGGCTTTTCGGGCAGGTTGGCTGCACGACGTGCCTTCACGGTTTCGATGAAGCTCTTGATACGGATGCCCACCGGACCACGTGCGTCACCTTCGTCCAACTTGAGCATCAGCATTTCCTTGTTGGAATCGCGGTGCATCATACGCATCATTTCGTCGGTCAAGATGGAGTCATGGCCGCAACCGAAGCTCACAATCTGGGCGAGTTCGATGTTGGGGTCCTTGGCTGCAATCATGGTGGCGCCAATCATGCGAAGGTGGAAGGTATTCTTGATTTCAATACGAGTGGAGCTCGGAACATCCTGGTCGTAAACGCCCGGGAGAGATTCTGTGGTAAGCACCGGAATGCCCATGGCGGTAAAGTGGCTTGCGATGTTGTGGTTGATCAGCGGGTCAACGTGATACGGACGACCTGCAATCACCACGGCGAAGCTGTTCTTTGCACGGACATCGTCCAGGATCTTCTGGCCTTCTTCCAGCAAAGTGGTGCGGTAGTTGTTGAGGGCCTTTTCGCCTTCGTCAACAGCCTTGTTGATGAGCTTCTTGTCGAGACCCCAGTTCTGGCTGAACCAGTCGATGGTCTGGGAACGACGGAGCTTTGCATTGAACCAGTGGAACACGGGCTGATCCATGGGTACGCCGTAGTTGCGTTCCGGATCGTCGGTGTTCTTACAAACGTTGGGGTAACCCTGGACCACCGGGCAAACGGCGGTAGCGTTAAACTTGGTGTGGTCACTGGGAACGGCAACCATCATGGGGAAGAAGATGCGGTCCACCTTCTTGTCGATGAGGCTGAGCACATGGCCATGGACAAGCTTTGCTGGGAAGCAGACGGTGTCAGAGGGCACGCTGTGGAGGCCGGCTTCGAACATCTTGTAGTCGGAGCTGCGGCTGACGACAACAGTGTAACCGAGGCTGGTGAAGAATGCTTTCCAGAAGGGGAGGCTGGCCCAGAATTCGAGAGCGCGAGGAATACCGATGGTCTTCGGAGTACCGTCTGCGTTCTTCAGCGGTTCCACCAACTTGGCCGGAGCGTAGTCCTTGACCAGGAGCTGGTTGGTGCGCTTGATCATGTCGGGCACAGACATCATCTTCTTGTTGATTTCTGCAATGAGTGCCTTGGTCTTCGGATCGTTGGGGTCGGCGGTGACTTCACCACGTTCGCAACGGTTACCGGTGACGAAGCTCTGGCCGTCGCTAAAGGTAACGATGGTACGAGAGCAATGGTTGGTGCAGTACTGGCAGAGCTGACCCGGCTGGTTGTGCCAGCTGAAGGTCTTCATGGCTTCGAGGCCGATGAAGCTGGACTTCAGTTCCGGATTGGTCTTGCGCTTTTCTTCCATGAACTTCTTGGTGAGAAGAGCGATACCGATTGCGCCCATTTCACCCGGACGTTCCGGACGGATGGGCTTGAGGCCAGTGTACTGTTCAAAGGCGCGGAGCACAGCGTTGTTCTTGAAGGTACCGCCCTGCACAACCACCTTCTTACCGAGTGTGTTAAGGTTACGGATACGGATCACCTTGGTGAACACGTTGTTAATGATAGAACGGCAGATACCTGCGATAATATCTTCGGGCTGTTTACCATCACGCTGTTCGGTGATGATGGAACTGTTCATGAACACGGTGCAGCGGGAACCCAACTGAGAGGGGCTCTTGGCGTTGAATGCCATTTCTGCAATCTTTTCCATGGGGATGCCCAGGGAACGTGCGTAGGTTTCAATGAACGAACCGCAACCGGAGGAGCAGGCTTCGTTAAGAATAATACCGGTAACCACGCCGTCCTGGACGGAGATTGCCTTCATGTCCTGGCCACCGATGTCCAAGATGAAGGACACGTCCGGGCAGAGGCGCTGGGCAGCGTTTGCGTGGGCAACGGTTTCAACAGTGTGGTAGTCGGCGTGGACAGCCTTAGCGAAGAGCTGTTCACCATAACCGGTGGTACCCACACCCAGAATGTTCAGCTTGCAGCCGTATTCTTCGTAGCGGTCGATGAGTTCGTTCATGGCGCGCTTGAGCACGGCCAGCGGTTCACCGTCGTTACTTGCGTAGAAGCCGTCTACGATGTTGTCCTGTTCGTCCATGAGAACGAACTTGGTGGTGGTGGAACCTGCGTCGATACCGAGATAGACGTTGAGTTCGCTACCGGAGGCGGGCTGCGGGTAGTGGTTGCTTGCCATCTTGTGGTCTGCAAGGAACTGCTGGTATTCAGCGTCGTTCTTGAAGAACAGGTCGGCGGCAGCCTTGGCCTTGTGTTCGGCCTGGCGGACTTCGTTAAAGTGAACCAAGGCGTCCAGAGAGCCTTCTTCGCGGTAGAAGCATTCCTGGTCGGCAAACATAGAGCCGAGGGAAAGGGCTGCACCCATAGCTACGAGAACTTCAGAATGTTCAGGAACGATGGCCTGTTCGTCACTAATGCCGAGTCGTTCCTTAAAGGCGCGCACGAGTGTGGGGTTGAAGGTCAGCGGGCCACCTTCGAAAATGACCGGCGGCTTGATTTCCATACCCTGGGCAAGACCACCGATGGTCTGCTTGGCGATGGCGTGGAAGCTGGAAAGTGCGATATCTTCCTTGGCGATACCGTTGTTCAGCATGGGCTGAATGTCGGTCTTGGCGAACACGCCACAGCGTCCGGAGATTTCGTAGACCTTCTGGCCGCGCTTTGCGTAACCTTCGAAGGCTTCGGTCTTGATGCGGAGGAGTTCTGCCACCTGGTCAATGAAAGCACCAGTACCGCCGGCGCAGACACCGTTCATACGCATGTCGCTGGCGATAAGCTTTCCGGTTGTGGGATCCTTTTCGAAGAACACCACCTTGGCGTCCTGGCCACCCAGTTCAATGGCTACTCGAGTGTCGGGGAAGGTTGCGCGAACGGCGAGAGCGTTGGCAACCACTTCCTGCACGAAAAATGCGTGGGTAGCTTCCGCGAAAGGCTGACCGCCACTACCGCAGAATGCGACTCTAAAATTCTTGCCCGGGAAAAGGCCGTGTGCTTCACGGAGCACTTCGTGGACCTTCTGGGCCTGCATAGCGTTGTGACGCTGATACGTGTAGTGCAAAAGCTTGGAGGTTTCCGGTTCGACGACGGCAATCTTCACAGTGGTAGAGCCAACGTCAACACCAACCCATAAATCATTTGTAGAAATACTCATAGTGGGTGCAAAGATAGCAAATGAGACGAGAGACGAGAGACGAGAGACGAGAGAAACGCGGATTCTTCTTATATTTTAGGCCATGAATTATCTTGCTCTTGACTATGGCGAACACCGCGTCGGTGTCGCCTTTGCCGATTCTGAACTGAAATTCGCCTTTGCACGCGAGACCATCGACCAGAAAATCACGAACCTCTGGGTGCGTCTTGATGAACTTGTGAAGGTGAACAAGGTGGACGCCTTCGTGGTAGGAATGCCCTATCATCCCGATGGCCGCGCCAACGGCAAGAACGTGGTGGTGGAGAAGTTTATTTTGGATCTCAAGGAACGTTTCCCGGGCCTTCCCGTTTACACCCAGGACGAATCCTATTCAAGTGTGCAGGCACAGGCCTGTACATCCCATTTCAGCAAGAAGAAAAAGCAGAAGAACAAGGCTGTGATCGATCAGCTGGCTGCCCAGATTATCTTGCAAAGATGGCTGGATGAACAGGGATAATTAGCCCTGGGCGAAACGGCTCAAGAAGGCGCTCAAACGTTCGTTTCCGGACTGGTTGAAAACGAAATCGGGGGAGCCCTGTTCCACGATGACACCTTGGTCCATGAAGATTACTTTGTTTGCGACGTCGCGGGCGAATGCCATTTCGTGGGTCACGATTACCATGGTCATTTTCTGGTCGGCGAGGCCCTTGATAATCTTCAGCACTTCCCCGGTAAGTTCCGGGTCCAAGGCGCTGGTAGGCTCGTCGAAGAAGAGGATCTTGGGCTTCATGGCGAGGGCGCGGGCGATGGATACGCGCTGCTGCTGGCCGCCTGAAAGTTCGCAGGGGTATGCCTTTTCCTTGGAGGCAAGGCCCATCTGTTCCAAAAGTTCGCGGCCACGTTTACGGGCTTCTTCACGGTCCATTCCCAGCACTCGGATGGGGGCGATGGTCAGGTTCTGCAACACCGTCAAATGGGGGAAGAGGTTGAAGTTCTGGAAAACAAGGCCTGTGGAAAGACGGATTTCGCGGAGCACGCTTGCGGGGGCGTACTTGGCCATGCCCTTCTTGTCGACGCCTACAATCATGTCCTTGCCGTTGACGCAAACTGTGCCTGCGTCCATGGTTTCCAGCTGGGTAATGCAGCGCAGAAGCGTAGACTTGCCGGAGCCGGAGGGGCCGATAATGGACAGGACTTCGCCTTCTTCCAGGTCGAAGGAAATATCCTTAAGAACGTGATTTTCACCGAAGGATTTCTTCAAATGTTCAACTTTCAAAACTGCGTTCATACTCACCTTTAACCTTTTATCCTAGATTCTTCACTTCGTTCAGAATGACACCGAGACGTATTTCAGAATGACACCGAGACGTATCACTTATAATAGTTCAGCTTCTTTTCCACGTAGGCGAAAAGGCAGCTGAGCAGAAGGTTTGCGAGGTAGTAGAATACACCTGCCACGAACAGCGGATAAATGCTGGCGTAGGCGGCCTGCTGCTTTTTGGCCAGGGAGAACAGTTCCGTTACGGCGATTACCTGGGCAAGGGAAGTGTCCTTCACCAGGGTAATGACTTCGTTTGCGCTGGCAGGAACCACCTGCTTGATCACCTGGGGTAAAATGATGCGGAAGAATGTCTGGCCTTTAGTCAAGCCCAGCATGTTTGCAGCCTCGTACTGCCCCCTGGGAATGGCCTGGATGCCGCCGCGGAAAATTTCTGCGAAGTAGGCGGCGTAGTTGATGCTGAACGCTGCCACCACCGCCGGGAAACGGTCGAAGGAAAAACCAATGCCGGAATACTCGCTCAGGTAGTAGCTACCGAAGTAGATGGCTACAATCTGGAGCAGCAGGGGAGTCCCGCGCATCACGGAGATGTAGAAACTCACCGGATAGCGGATAATGCGGAACTTGCTCATCTTCAGGACTGCCACCAGCAGGCCCAGGGGGATGGAGAAAAGCAGGGTCAACCCGAAGATGGCCATTGTGGTGCAAAAGCCACCCCAGAGAATCGGAAGAAGAGTAGTTAAATCAGACATACAAAATTATTTGCCGAACCACTTGGAGGAGATTTCAGCGAACTTGCCGTCGGCCTGCATGGCCTTGATGGTTTCGGTCACGGCGTCGCGGAGAGCCTGGTCCTTCTTGCGGAAACCGATGGCGTATTCTTCGTCGCTGAGGCCTTCTTCAAGAACCACGTAGTCCTTGGAGTTCTGGACAATCCAGTACTTTGCAACGATTTCATCCAGGAACACGGCGTCAACGCCACCCTTTTCCAGGTCCATCAGGGCAGTCTGGTTATCATCGAAAGGTACGATTTCCTTGGCTGCCTTGCCTGCGTCGGAAGCGTCCAGGAGCTTTTGGGCGGTGGAACCATTCTGTACGGCGATCTTCTTTCCTACGAGTGCGGCGAGGTTAGCAAGGGACTTGTCCTTCACGGTGAAGATCATGCGGTTCTTCAGGTAGGCGTCGCTCAGGTTCATGGCGGCAGCACGTTCCGGGTCCACGGAGAGGCCGTTCCAGATGCAGTCAATCTTGCCGGTGTTCAGTTCCTGTTCCTTGGCATCCCAGGAAATGGGCTGGGTCTTGAGCTTAACGCCCAAGCGATTGCAAACTTCGTTAGCCAAGTCGATGTCGAAACCGACGATATTGTTGTCCTTGTCGCGGAAACCCATGGGAGGGAAGGAGTCGTCCAGGCCCAGCACGAATTCGCCGGCGGCCTTCACCTTGTTCAGGGATTCGTCGGCCTTGGAATCACTCTTCTGATCGTTGCAACCCATGAACATGGCGCAGCAGGCGATGGCTGCGATACTTGCGAAAAACTTCTTCATAATAAATCCTTTTTTTTGCGGAAATCCGCCGTGTAACATG from Fibrobacter sp. harbors:
- a CDS encoding amino acid ABC transporter permease gives rise to the protein MSDLTTLLPILWGGFCTTMAIFGLTLLFSIPLGLLVAVLKMSKFRIIRYPVSFYISVMRGTPLLLQIVAIYFGSYYLSEYSGIGFSFDRFPAVVAAFSINYAAYFAEIFRGGIQAIPRGQYEAANMLGLTKGQTFFRIILPQVIKQVVPASANEVITLVKDTSLAQVIAVTELFSLAKKQQAAYASIYPLFVAGVFYYLANLLLSCLFAYVEKKLNYYK
- a CDS encoding amino acid ABC transporter substrate-binding protein, with the translated sequence MKKFFASIAAIACCAMFMGCNDQKSDSKADESLNKVKAAGEFVLGLDDSFPPMGFRDKDNNIVGFDIDLANEVCNRLGVKLKTQPISWDAKEQELNTGKIDCIWNGLSVDPERAAAMNLSDAYLKNRMIFTVKDKSLANLAALVGKKIAVQNGSTAQKLLDASDAGKAAKEIVPFDDNQTALMDLEKGGVDAVFLDEIVAKYWIVQNSKDYVVLEEGLSDEEYAIGFRKKDQALRDAVTETIKAMQADGKFAEISSKWFGK
- the ruvX gene encoding Holliday junction resolvase RuvX: MNYLALDYGEHRVGVAFADSELKFAFARETIDQKITNLWVRLDELVKVNKVDAFVVGMPYHPDGRANGKNVVVEKFILDLKERFPGLPVYTQDESYSSVQAQACTSHFSKKKKQKNKAVIDQLAAQIILQRWLDEQG
- a CDS encoding acyl-CoA dehydratase activase; translated protein: MSISTNDLWVGVDVGSTTVKIAVVEPETSKLLHYTYQRHNAMQAQKVHEVLREAHGLFPGKNFRVAFCGSGGQPFAEATHAFFVQEVVANALAVRATFPDTRVAIELGGQDAKVVFFEKDPTTGKLIASDMRMNGVCAGGTGAFIDQVAELLRIKTEAFEGYAKRGQKVYEISGRCGVFAKTDIQPMLNNGIAKEDIALSSFHAIAKQTIGGLAQGMEIKPPVIFEGGPLTFNPTLVRAFKERLGISDEQAIVPEHSEVLVAMGAALSLGSMFADQECFYREEGSLDALVHFNEVRQAEHKAKAAADLFFKNDAEYQQFLADHKMASNHYPQPASGSELNVYLGIDAGSTTTKFVLMDEQDNIVDGFYASNDGEPLAVLKRAMNELIDRYEEYGCKLNILGVGTTGYGEQLFAKAVHADYHTVETVAHANAAQRLCPDVSFILDIGGQDMKAISVQDGVVTGIILNEACSSGCGSFIETYARSLGIPMEKIAEMAFNAKSPSQLGSRCTVFMNSSIITEQRDGKQPEDIIAGICRSIINNVFTKVIRIRNLNTLGKKVVVQGGTFKNNAVLRAFEQYTGLKPIRPERPGEMGAIGIALLTKKFMEEKRKTNPELKSSFIGLEAMKTFSWHNQPGQLCQYCTNHCSRTIVTFSDGQSFVTGNRCERGEVTADPNDPKTKALIAEINKKMMSVPDMIKRTNQLLVKDYAPAKLVEPLKNADGTPKTIGIPRALEFWASLPFWKAFFTSLGYTVVVSRSSDYKMFEAGLHSVPSDTVCFPAKLVHGHVLSLIDKKVDRIFFPMMVAVPSDHTKFNATAVCPVVQGYPNVCKNTDDPERNYGVPMDQPVFHWFNAKLRRSQTIDWFSQNWGLDKKLINKAVDEGEKALNNYRTTLLEEGQKILDDVRAKNSFAVVIAGRPYHVDPLINHNIASHFTAMGIPVLTTESLPGVYDQDVPSSTRIEIKNTFHLRMIGATMIAAKDPNIELAQIVSFGCGHDSILTDEMMRMMHRDSNKEMLMLKLDEGDARGPVGIRIKSFIETVKARRAANLPEKPESNEPLFTTPFLKEDKAKRTILVPNLSPAFSVLAAAYMRAKGYKASPLPVADKRAIELGKKFVHNDICFPCQVNIGENLLWLEQHPEAKQEEISIGLAKNCENCRAVQYAVLARKALDEAGYPNVSIITTGSDNKNMHPGFILGLDFRLHMLWGLVTMDGLETMYRALRPYEVNKGDTQKVYDEWMPRIMERVAVLSKIELAKPTAVINLFRDAIEAFNTVEITEDRKKGIRKPRVAVLGEILMNYHPSANGYIEEYLMNNGMEVYLPGMTDFFRVDEVVRAEKIRRGFSANPIEDRVIGGATAKVYTHAINVARREMEEHFKLYEHHADCYELVNMVGDIIDPSYNTGEGWLIPGEILYNSQHGINSHIILQPFACLANHISGRGLTKAVKERCPHIQVLSLDYDPDTSFANIENRLQMLIINARELEKANQH
- a CDS encoding amino acid ABC transporter ATP-binding protein; translation: MNAVLKVEHLKKSFGENHVLKDISFDLEEGEVLSIIGPSGSGKSTLLRCITQLETMDAGTVCVNGKDMIVGVDKKGMAKYAPASVLREIRLSTGLVFQNFNLFPHLTVLQNLTIAPIRVLGMDREEARKRGRELLEQMGLASKEKAYPCELSGGQQQRVSIARALAMKPKILFFDEPTSALDPELTGEVLKIIKGLADQKMTMVIVTHEMAFARDVANKVIFMDQGVIVEQGSPDFVFNQSGNERLSAFLSRFAQG